The proteins below are encoded in one region of Metallibacterium scheffleri:
- a CDS encoding cupin domain-containing protein has protein sequence MSTIDIEHAPTRFGTGYPAPYDQPCRARRRWQLGDAAGLTQFGVNLLRLPAGSWSSQRHWHETEDEFIYVLQGEVVLVTDAGEEVLRAGDCAGFAAGVADAHHLQNRGPQEAVILEVGTRNPAGDAAHYPDIDLDLPGGGGGYTHRDGRTY, from the coding sequence ATGAGCACGATCGACATCGAACACGCGCCCACGCGCTTCGGCACGGGCTATCCAGCGCCTTACGACCAGCCCTGCCGCGCACGCCGGCGCTGGCAGCTGGGCGATGCCGCCGGCCTGACCCAGTTCGGCGTCAACCTGCTGCGCCTGCCCGCGGGCAGCTGGTCCAGCCAGCGCCACTGGCACGAAACCGAGGACGAATTCATCTACGTGCTGCAAGGCGAGGTGGTGCTGGTGACCGACGCCGGCGAGGAGGTACTGCGCGCCGGCGACTGCGCCGGCTTCGCCGCCGGCGTGGCCGATGCGCACCATCTGCAGAATCGCGGCCCACAGGAAGCAGTAATCCTCGAGGTCGGCACACGCAACCCGGCTGGCGATGCCGCGCACTATCCCGACATCGATCTCGATCTGCCCGGTGGCGGTGGCGGCTACACGCACCGCGACGGGCGCACGTATTGA
- a CDS encoding DUF1641 domain-containing protein: protein MADVISGAGVGGAARVELTAQQLAGLARLGDLVHGLTAAPAGAQGALGEALVRGGDWYARYDLPALAESTLGALDALHRAGLLDAVRDNAAFVAASLETLTPLLGQWVEAARSVPWQRLQQHAQTADRLFTQLEAISTFVDQHLAGKLVELGVELGQLWADTEADISLREALETLAVLRRNGTLRRLRDASDQLDALLKSVNLDALASDFVQVGSDGKGGMIEVVGLLLNLLRALDQAARSAPTAKGGLGGLFKLLRDPEVQQGMEIITRLPAALQGAGAKAKTPG from the coding sequence ATGGCTGATGTGATCAGCGGCGCCGGTGTTGGAGGTGCCGCGCGCGTGGAATTGACCGCGCAACAACTGGCCGGCTTGGCGCGGCTGGGCGATCTGGTTCATGGCCTGACCGCGGCGCCCGCCGGCGCGCAGGGCGCGCTGGGCGAGGCGTTGGTGCGCGGCGGCGACTGGTACGCGCGCTACGACCTGCCCGCGCTGGCCGAGTCGACGCTGGGCGCGCTGGACGCGCTGCACCGCGCCGGTCTGCTTGATGCGGTGCGCGATAACGCGGCGTTCGTGGCCGCATCGCTCGAGACCCTGACGCCACTGCTCGGACAGTGGGTGGAGGCCGCCCGGAGTGTTCCCTGGCAGCGCCTGCAACAGCATGCACAGACCGCCGACCGGTTGTTCACGCAGCTCGAGGCGATCAGCACCTTCGTCGACCAGCATCTGGCCGGCAAGCTGGTCGAGCTCGGCGTCGAGCTGGGCCAGCTGTGGGCCGACACCGAAGCCGACATCAGCCTGCGCGAAGCGCTGGAGACACTCGCCGTCCTGCGCCGCAACGGCACGCTGCGACGCCTGCGCGATGCCAGCGACCAGCTCGATGCACTGCTCAAGAGCGTCAACCTCGACGCGCTGGCCAGCGACTTCGTGCAGGTCGGCAGCGATGGCAAGGGCGGCATGATCGAGGTGGTCGGCTTGCTGCTGAACCTGCTGCGCGCGCTCGATCAGGCCGCGCGCAGCGCGCCCACGGCCAAGGGCGGTCTCGGCGGTCTGTTCAAACTGCTGCGTGATCCCGAGGTGCAGCAGGGCATGGAAATCATCACGCGCCTGCCGGCCGCCCTGCAGGGCGCGGGCGCCAAGGCGAAGACGCCGGGATAG
- the recD gene encoding exodeoxyribonuclease V subunit alpha has product MNPAADALAPELALHAWVLRHTGDALLARAAASAARAERAGHACAWLGEEGFDAAQLVALCAAPWVSAGVADAPFVLDAAGRFYLRRNAAAELAVAAALQARATTPLRAVQGQDALLQALLPGAASAEQRSALAAAFGRRLFVLSGAPGTGKTTSLLALLLGLLRLHRDCGWPEVPRIALAAPTGKAAARLQQALRGGMQNLRARLHGDAEWQALLPHLPALQAGTLQRLLGARLQRRGAALAADIVAVDEASMVDLGLMHALLQALRPDSLLILLGDPDQLASVEAGSVLADIIAAATPDSALAGCIGRLTRSHRAQAGLLPLLAATRAGDAQTLLDAAATVSATASAPVATALFLRRAPRDASDLRAALHAWLRRHADVYLRLLQPDITPAAALQLLARVQLLCALRSGPFGQIAVNRAVEAWQRQQQALAAGFWYPGRVVMITRNDADTGLANGDVGVALRGRDGLEVWFDAQDADGLPAPRALPPHYLPEHEPASAITIHKSQGSEYDHVAVLLPPDADSPILSRELVYTALSRARHGVELWSGEEALRAALARPVRRAGGLRERLQGC; this is encoded by the coding sequence ATGAATCCCGCCGCCGACGCGCTGGCACCGGAACTAGCGCTGCACGCCTGGGTGTTGCGGCATACCGGTGATGCACTGCTGGCGCGCGCCGCCGCCAGCGCCGCGCGCGCCGAGCGCGCCGGACATGCCTGCGCGTGGCTGGGCGAGGAGGGCTTCGACGCCGCGCAACTCGTGGCCTTGTGCGCGGCGCCGTGGGTCAGCGCCGGGGTCGCCGACGCGCCGTTCGTGCTGGATGCCGCCGGACGCTTTTATCTGCGCCGCAATGCCGCCGCCGAACTGGCCGTGGCCGCGGCACTGCAGGCGCGCGCGACGACACCTTTGCGCGCCGTGCAGGGGCAGGACGCGCTGCTGCAGGCGCTGCTTCCCGGTGCCGCCTCGGCCGAGCAGCGCAGCGCACTGGCCGCCGCGTTCGGGCGCAGGCTGTTCGTGCTCAGCGGCGCGCCGGGCACCGGCAAGACCACGTCCTTGCTGGCGCTGCTGCTGGGCCTGCTGCGCCTGCACCGCGACTGCGGCTGGCCCGAGGTGCCGCGCATCGCGCTGGCCGCGCCCACCGGCAAAGCCGCGGCGCGACTGCAGCAGGCGCTGCGCGGCGGCATGCAAAACCTGCGCGCGCGATTGCACGGTGATGCCGAATGGCAGGCGTTGCTGCCGCACCTGCCGGCACTGCAGGCGGGCACGCTGCAGCGCCTGCTGGGCGCGCGCCTGCAGCGGCGCGGCGCGGCGCTGGCCGCCGACATCGTCGCCGTGGACGAGGCCTCGATGGTCGACCTGGGCCTGATGCACGCACTGCTGCAGGCGCTGCGCCCGGACAGTCTGCTGATCCTGCTGGGCGACCCCGATCAACTCGCTTCGGTGGAAGCCGGCAGCGTGCTCGCCGACATCATCGCCGCAGCCACGCCGGACAGCGCGCTGGCGGGCTGCATCGGGCGCCTGACGCGCTCGCATCGCGCGCAGGCCGGGCTGCTGCCGCTGCTGGCGGCGACACGCGCGGGTGATGCGCAAACGCTGCTCGATGCGGCGGCCACGGTTTCCGCCACGGCATCTGCGCCCGTCGCCACGGCGCTGTTCCTGCGTCGCGCACCACGCGATGCCAGCGACCTGCGCGCCGCGCTGCACGCCTGGCTGCGGCGCCATGCCGATGTGTACCTGCGCCTGCTGCAGCCGGACATCACGCCCGCCGCGGCATTGCAATTGCTGGCGCGGGTGCAACTGCTGTGCGCGCTGCGCAGCGGACCGTTCGGGCAGATCGCCGTCAATCGCGCGGTGGAAGCCTGGCAGCGCCAGCAGCAAGCGCTGGCGGCCGGCTTCTGGTATCCCGGGCGCGTGGTGATGATCACGCGCAACGATGCCGACACGGGCCTTGCCAATGGCGACGTGGGCGTGGCCTTGCGCGGCCGCGATGGTCTCGAAGTGTGGTTCGATGCCCAGGATGCCGATGGCCTGCCGGCGCCGCGTGCGCTGCCGCCGCACTACCTGCCCGAGCACGAGCCGGCCAGCGCCATCACCATCCACAAGAGTCAGGGCTCCGAGTACGACCACGTCGCGGTGCTGCTGCCGCCGGATGCCGACAGTCCCATCCTCAGCCGCGAGCTGGTGTATACCGCGCTGTCGCGCGCGCGTCATGGCGTCGAATTGTGGTCCGGCGAAGAGGCATTGCGCGCCGCGCTGGCGCGCCCGGTGCGTCGCGCCGGCGGCTTGCGCGAGCGCCTGCAGGGTTGCTAG
- a CDS encoding CPBP family intramembrane glutamic endopeptidase, with product MSTPAIPRAADSARNPATARLGPWRALGLVALYFALQIAAALLWMLGAHVAAYVEQRPAADLLAAHGSLMLSTVLLFATLPTLLLLRLHWPARWSAAALPGFGLRWPGLRWILGGLLLAALLLPLVLGLNAALFPRQGVTQSVLVIFDHARLWMRVLLTLMIVLLAPFVEELLFRGVLLAGLSERLPLRWAVALSVLLFAIAHLPDTGGHWQVLPGLIALALGLTWLRVRSGSLLPGYAAHALYNASVLALALWPLL from the coding sequence ATGAGTACGCCCGCGATCCCCCGCGCAGCGGACAGCGCGCGAAATCCCGCCACCGCACGCCTCGGCCCGTGGCGCGCGCTGGGCCTGGTCGCGCTGTATTTCGCCCTGCAGATCGCGGCCGCGCTGCTATGGATGCTCGGTGCGCACGTTGCGGCATATGTCGAGCAGCGCCCCGCTGCCGACCTCCTTGCCGCGCACGGCAGCCTGATGCTCAGCACCGTGCTGCTGTTCGCGACACTGCCCACCCTGCTGCTGCTGCGCCTGCACTGGCCGGCGCGCTGGTCTGCCGCTGCCCTGCCCGGCTTCGGTCTGCGCTGGCCGGGCCTGCGCTGGATTCTCGGCGGCCTGCTGCTGGCCGCGCTGCTGCTGCCGCTAGTGCTGGGCCTCAACGCGGCGCTGTTTCCCAGACAGGGCGTGACGCAATCGGTGCTGGTGATTTTCGATCACGCACGACTGTGGATGCGCGTGTTGCTGACGCTGATGATCGTGCTGCTGGCGCCGTTCGTCGAGGAACTGCTGTTTCGCGGCGTGCTGCTGGCCGGCCTCAGCGAGCGCCTGCCCTTGCGCTGGGCAGTGGCGCTGAGCGTGCTGCTGTTCGCCATCGCGCACCTGCCCGATACCGGCGGCCACTGGCAGGTGCTGCCCGGCCTGATCGCGCTGGCGCTGGGGCTCACCTGGCTGCGTGTGCGCTCCGGCTCGCTGCTGCCCGGCTACGCCGCGCATGCGCTGTACAACGCCAGCGTGCTGGCGCTGGCGCTGTGGCCACTGTTGTAA
- a CDS encoding tetratricopeptide repeat protein: MRPFPCRTPLPRCAPVIAALLLAPLTAPAAAPRCTAPDSVYASTYARPAAKPAQQHNSADDLLSLTGIGSGVTHLLGDGSRWVGLNWLTLRANRGNPAAQYEMGVRRALGIGFGQNETRAAQWFKLAAAQGDVRAGNDLGVLYAEGRGVPQSYGNAEHWFARAARKNFAAAQFNLGVMFARGRGVPLAPSLAAVWFRRAAEQGFVPAQLALGDLLDQGAPGLRPDLPTAYFWQVLARAALPAHDPRAACLLPVMQALESRLSSGEIEYAQRAAQSWWRYHLDAYKP, encoded by the coding sequence ATGCGCCCTTTCCCCTGCCGCACGCCGCTGCCGCGCTGCGCGCCGGTCATCGCCGCGCTGTTATTGGCGCCTTTGACCGCGCCAGCGGCAGCGCCGCGCTGCACCGCGCCCGACAGCGTCTATGCATCGACCTACGCGCGTCCCGCCGCCAAACCCGCGCAGCAACACAACAGCGCCGACGACCTGCTGTCGCTCACCGGTATCGGCAGCGGCGTGACCCATTTGCTGGGCGACGGCTCGCGCTGGGTCGGTCTGAACTGGCTGACGCTGCGCGCCAATCGCGGCAACCCGGCTGCGCAGTACGAGATGGGCGTGCGCCGCGCGCTGGGTATTGGTTTCGGCCAGAACGAAACCCGCGCCGCGCAATGGTTCAAGCTCGCCGCCGCGCAAGGCGATGTGCGTGCCGGCAACGATCTCGGCGTGTTGTATGCCGAAGGCCGCGGCGTGCCGCAGAGTTACGGCAACGCCGAGCACTGGTTCGCGCGCGCCGCGCGGAAAAACTTCGCGGCCGCGCAGTTCAATCTGGGTGTGATGTTCGCGCGCGGACGCGGTGTGCCGCTGGCGCCCAGCCTGGCCGCGGTATGGTTCAGGCGCGCCGCCGAGCAGGGCTTCGTGCCGGCGCAACTGGCGCTGGGCGATCTGCTCGATCAGGGCGCGCCGGGTCTGCGCCCCGACCTGCCCACGGCATATTTCTGGCAGGTTCTGGCCAGGGCCGCGCTGCCCGCGCACGACCCGCGCGCGGCGTGTCTGCTGCCGGTGATGCAGGCGCTGGAATCACGCCTGAGCAGCGGCGAGATCGAGTATGCACAGCGCGCCGCGCAGTCCTGGTGGCGCTACCACCTCGATGCGTACAAGCCTTGA
- a CDS encoding NAD(P)/FAD-dependent oxidoreductase has protein sequence MAKPRVLVLGGNFAGLGSAQEIRRFCGEAVDITVLDRKNYLLFVPNIPAEVFEGRDPSKSLRMDIPGALDADRIEFVQGEVKAIDVEARRVDYVPSERAGAAPESMTYDYLVVALGNRLAFDRMEGFAEHGHSLTDLHYGNKLRRFLANDYKGGPVVIGSARFHQGDGAKGLQPWPGGSIPDAMAACEGPPVETMLSMATWLKTHGMGAPSKITVTTPAEMIAEDAGDKVVGQLLGIAGGMGFNYLNNTKDITRLSKDGIEFANGKSLPAELMIVFPDWRAHDFLRGLPISDSEGFVITDLLMRNPKYPNVFAAGDCAAVTVPKLGAIGHQQCTIVARQIAKDVGRMDAASADQKLQPVVYCIGDMGDNQAFYIRSNSWYGGPEQVLRMGHVHYLLKMQYKNLFFRNKGKMPDWGLDFSQLLGERLQPAA, from the coding sequence ATGGCCAAACCGCGGGTACTGGTGCTGGGCGGCAACTTCGCCGGGCTGGGCAGTGCGCAGGAGATCCGCCGCTTTTGCGGCGAGGCGGTGGACATCACCGTGCTGGATCGCAAGAACTATCTGCTGTTCGTGCCGAACATCCCGGCCGAGGTGTTCGAGGGGCGCGATCCATCGAAGAGCCTGCGCATGGACATCCCCGGCGCGCTGGATGCGGACCGCATCGAATTCGTGCAGGGCGAGGTGAAGGCCATCGACGTCGAGGCGCGGCGCGTGGATTACGTGCCCAGCGAGCGCGCCGGCGCGGCGCCGGAGTCGATGACCTACGACTATCTGGTGGTGGCGCTGGGCAATCGCCTCGCGTTCGACCGCATGGAGGGCTTCGCCGAGCATGGCCACAGCCTCACCGACCTGCACTACGGCAACAAGCTGCGCCGGTTCCTCGCCAACGATTACAAGGGCGGCCCGGTGGTGATCGGCTCGGCGCGCTTCCATCAGGGCGATGGCGCCAAGGGCTTGCAGCCGTGGCCTGGCGGCAGCATCCCCGACGCGATGGCGGCCTGCGAGGGCCCGCCGGTGGAAACCATGCTGTCGATGGCCACCTGGCTGAAGACGCACGGCATGGGCGCGCCCAGCAAGATCACCGTGACCACGCCGGCCGAGATGATCGCCGAGGACGCCGGCGACAAGGTCGTCGGCCAGTTGCTGGGTATCGCCGGCGGCATGGGCTTCAACTACCTCAACAACACCAAGGACATCACGCGGCTGAGCAAGGACGGCATCGAGTTCGCCAACGGCAAGAGCCTGCCGGCCGAGCTGATGATCGTGTTCCCCGACTGGCGCGCGCACGATTTCCTGCGCGGCCTGCCGATCAGCGACTCCGAGGGTTTCGTCATCACCGATCTGCTGATGCGCAATCCGAAATATCCCAACGTGTTCGCGGCCGGCGACTGCGCCGCGGTGACCGTGCCCAAGCTGGGCGCCATCGGCCACCAGCAGTGCACCATCGTCGCGCGGCAGATCGCCAAGGACGTCGGTCGCATGGACGCCGCCAGCGCCGATCAGAAACTGCAGCCGGTGGTGTATTGCATCGGCGACATGGGCGACAACCAGGCGTTCTACATCCGCTCCAACAGCTGGTATGGTGGTCCCGAGCAGGTGCTGCGCATGGGTCACGTGCACTATCTGCTGAAGATGCAATACAAAAACCTGTTCTTCCGCAACAAGGGCAAGATGCCCGACTGGGGGCTGGATTTCTCGCAGCTGCTGGGCGAACGCCTGCAGCCGGCGGCGTGA
- the wrbA gene encoding NAD(P)H:quinone oxidoreductase has product MAKILVLYYSTWGHVEQMAEAVARGARAVAGAQVTIKRVPETMPAATAAAIHAKTDQAAAIARPEELADYDAIVFGTPTRFGNMCGQMRNFLDQTGTLWQQGQLVGKIGSVFVSTATQHGGQETTITSFHSTLLHQGMIVVGVPYACQGLLNMDEISGGSPYGASTLSKGDGSRMPSKNELAIAEYQGRHVSELARRLSG; this is encoded by the coding sequence ATGGCCAAGATACTTGTTCTGTACTACAGCACGTGGGGTCACGTGGAGCAGATGGCCGAGGCGGTGGCGCGCGGCGCGCGCGCGGTGGCCGGCGCGCAGGTGACCATCAAGCGCGTGCCCGAAACCATGCCGGCGGCAACCGCTGCCGCCATCCATGCCAAGACCGACCAAGCCGCAGCCATCGCCAGACCCGAAGAGCTGGCCGACTATGACGCCATCGTGTTCGGCACGCCCACGCGCTTCGGCAACATGTGCGGGCAGATGCGCAACTTTCTCGACCAGACCGGCACGCTGTGGCAGCAAGGCCAACTGGTGGGCAAGATCGGCAGCGTGTTCGTCAGCACCGCCACCCAGCATGGCGGCCAGGAAACCACCATCACCTCGTTCCACAGCACCTTGCTGCATCAAGGCATGATCGTGGTCGGCGTTCCGTATGCCTGCCAAGGCCTGTTGAACATGGACGAGATCAGCGGTGGTTCACCCTACGGCGCCAGTACGCTGAGCAAGGGCGATGGCAGCCGCATGCCCAGCAAAAACGAGCTGGCCATCGCCGAATATCAGGGCCGGCACGTGTCCGAACTCGCCCGGCGCCTGTCCGGCTGA